One window of Stenotrophomonas indicatrix genomic DNA carries:
- a CDS encoding EAL domain-containing protein — MWNPNLPPVSIDDAPDRLGAGNPELQAMVAEAASGGTALMLMHVDIDHFASVNENMSAEVGDQALVLVAQRLQSYLRGRGKLWRHGSDEFLIAVPRTADLPLAEDFAEEIRQQMELPLSVLPYTLFMTGKLGVSLCPEHASSASRLLDHAEDALYQAAREGGNAVRIHAVDTPPSAHSESIIARQIVDAIPNGELKLRYQPLVSARDGHVVGMEALLRWQSPTLGMLVPERFMRTAERLGIIVQIGTWVLEGALKQARLWRDQGFDDFTIAVNVSTLQLLRPNFFAEVMGVIQASGVPAQMLTLEINESALTNNVNFVHETLANLRNEGISLSLDNFGTGDSSLSALVRYPVDKLKIDRSFIKSAPAGNREAAIARAIIAMGHQLGMTVIANGVESQAQLGFLRRNDCDVFQGYLFGEPMSADAAGMTLRRRYLRPEAFAETRPDRTLLLLDDEENVLRSLVRLFRRDGYRILAAGNVRDAFDLLAINDVQVILSDQRMSDMSGTEFLGRVKMLYPDTIRLVLSGYTDLNTVTDAINRGAIYRFLTKPWNDDELRKHIHQAFRTYEEQRRSNGGQVAPEPADGGEDRSPLR; from the coding sequence ATGTGGAACCCCAACCTGCCCCCGGTCAGCATCGATGATGCACCTGATCGCCTCGGCGCCGGTAATCCCGAGCTGCAGGCGATGGTCGCCGAAGCCGCTTCCGGAGGCACTGCGCTGATGCTGATGCATGTGGACATCGATCACTTCGCCTCGGTCAATGAGAACATGAGCGCGGAGGTCGGTGACCAGGCCCTGGTGCTGGTCGCCCAGCGCCTGCAGTCCTACCTGCGCGGACGCGGCAAGCTGTGGCGGCATGGCAGCGACGAGTTCCTGATCGCCGTGCCGCGCACCGCCGATCTGCCACTGGCCGAGGATTTCGCCGAAGAGATCCGCCAGCAGATGGAGCTGCCACTTTCGGTACTGCCCTACACGCTGTTCATGACCGGCAAGCTGGGCGTGAGTCTCTGCCCGGAGCACGCCAGCAGCGCCTCGCGCCTGCTCGACCATGCCGAGGACGCGCTGTACCAGGCCGCCCGCGAAGGCGGCAATGCGGTGCGCATCCATGCGGTGGACACGCCGCCGAGCGCGCACAGCGAGAGCATCATCGCGCGGCAGATCGTCGATGCGATTCCCAACGGCGAACTGAAGCTGCGCTACCAGCCGCTGGTCAGCGCCCGCGACGGCCATGTGGTGGGCATGGAGGCGCTGCTGCGCTGGCAGTCGCCCACCCTGGGCATGCTGGTGCCGGAGCGGTTCATGCGCACCGCCGAGCGCCTGGGCATCATCGTGCAGATCGGCACGTGGGTGCTGGAAGGCGCGTTGAAGCAGGCCCGGCTGTGGCGCGACCAGGGCTTCGATGACTTCACCATCGCGGTGAATGTATCCACCCTGCAGCTGCTGCGACCGAACTTCTTTGCCGAAGTGATGGGGGTGATCCAGGCGTCGGGCGTGCCGGCGCAGATGCTGACGCTGGAGATCAACGAAAGCGCCCTGACCAACAACGTCAACTTCGTCCACGAAACGCTGGCCAACCTGCGCAACGAAGGCATCAGCCTGAGCCTGGACAACTTCGGCACCGGTGATTCCAGCCTGAGTGCGCTGGTGCGCTACCCGGTGGACAAGCTGAAGATCGACCGCAGCTTCATCAAGAGCGCACCGGCCGGCAACCGCGAGGCGGCCATCGCCCGCGCGATCATTGCGATGGGCCACCAGCTGGGCATGACGGTGATCGCCAACGGCGTGGAGTCGCAGGCGCAGCTGGGCTTCCTGCGCCGCAACGACTGCGACGTTTTCCAGGGCTATCTGTTCGGCGAACCGATGTCGGCCGATGCCGCCGGCATGACCCTGCGCCGCCGCTACCTGCGTCCCGAAGCGTTCGCCGAAACCCGGCCGGACCGCACCCTGCTGCTGCTGGACGACGAGGAGAACGTGCTGCGCTCGCTGGTACGCCTGTTCCGCCGCGATGGCTACCGCATCCTGGCGGCAGGAAACGTGCGCGATGCGTTCGATCTGCTGGCCATCAACGACGTGCAGGTGATCCTGTCCGACCAGCGCATGAGCGACATGAGCGGCACCGAGTTTTTGGGCCGGGTGAAGATGCTGTACCCGGACACGATCCGCCTGGTGCTGTCCGGCTATACCGATCTGAACACGGTGACCGATGCGATCAACCGCGGTGCGATCTACCGGTTCCTGACCAAGCCGTGGAATGACGACGAGCTGCGCAAGCACATCCACCAGGCGTTCCGCACGTACGAGGAACAGCGGCGCAGCAACGGTGGGCAGGTTGCCCCGGAGCCGGCTGATGGCGGCGAGGATCGTTCACCCCTGCGCTGA
- a CDS encoding PAS domain S-box protein: protein MPVEPTGTAPVPDPRMAQALGRDRRRVVLSYLAMALAWMIATDGAVTALVPDPQQAALWQSMKGAFFALASAGLLYLLLRPLAEHVLHTHARLQASELRLRQMFEGNPGPILVYDLDSLAILDANPAACSTFGWDRGALLAQTIDVLWPPGQDQALQTKLEEIRGAPEQLCILRAQLQLRDGSLRQMELRSNAIDYDGHTARLLIAIDRTAEDLAQLRRDQALARVEEAHELARIGAWELDPSTGQGRYSNQVYRLLGRRPPEARRWHRFDELLVAADPATAAQTDQVLAGLCSGEQVQVDVLLPVLAMDGRALMVHLRAASGVDEAGRDRILGTLQDVTEREQSRRLLREREEQFRELVRVLPDGVVILSDEHVLYANAWAAGLFGYGSHTLLGEPLSALVAGGDLARMRAQMRAGQPQHSPGHSSVVAMQRADGRSFQAGIAVGDVRYGGRDCKLLIVRDLSESEQTRSALETSNRELQAMAGRLFSLQEDERRAISRDLHDDIGQAITAIKLSAYAAQDEDDAQRRGEDLAQIVSLADTTVAKLRDISTLLRPPQLDALGLEAALSWQARVLFRSSTVELQAEIESLPTRPDNSIEQACFRIAQESLTNALRHARASQVVLQLRDVDQRGLHLMIRDDGEGFDPDGPRGLGLIVMRERAQSVGGHVRIESAHGAGTLVDVHLPYQAAATAAVESAEY, encoded by the coding sequence ATGCCCGTAGAACCGACCGGCACCGCCCCTGTTCCCGACCCGCGGATGGCGCAGGCGCTGGGGCGCGACCGTCGGCGCGTGGTGCTGAGCTACCTGGCGATGGCGCTGGCGTGGATGATCGCCACCGACGGCGCGGTGACGGCGCTGGTGCCCGACCCGCAGCAGGCGGCTCTGTGGCAGAGCATGAAGGGAGCATTCTTCGCACTGGCCAGCGCGGGCCTGTTGTACCTGCTGCTGCGGCCGCTGGCCGAGCACGTGCTGCACACCCATGCCCGCCTGCAGGCTTCCGAGCTGCGCCTGCGGCAGATGTTCGAGGGCAACCCGGGCCCGATCCTGGTGTATGACCTGGACAGCCTGGCCATCCTCGATGCCAATCCGGCCGCCTGCAGCACCTTCGGCTGGGACCGCGGGGCGCTTCTGGCGCAGACCATCGACGTGCTCTGGCCACCTGGCCAGGACCAGGCGTTGCAGACCAAGCTGGAGGAGATCCGCGGCGCGCCCGAGCAGCTGTGCATCCTGCGCGCGCAGTTGCAGCTGCGTGATGGCAGCCTGCGGCAGATGGAACTGCGTTCGAACGCGATCGACTACGACGGCCACACTGCGCGCCTGCTGATCGCCATCGACCGCACGGCCGAAGACCTGGCCCAGCTGCGGCGCGACCAGGCATTGGCGCGCGTGGAAGAAGCCCATGAACTGGCGCGGATCGGCGCATGGGAACTGGACCCGTCCACGGGCCAGGGCCGTTACTCCAACCAGGTCTATCGCCTGCTGGGTCGCCGCCCGCCCGAAGCGCGACGCTGGCACCGTTTCGACGAGCTGCTGGTGGCAGCCGACCCAGCCACCGCCGCACAGACCGATCAGGTGCTGGCCGGGCTGTGCTCCGGCGAGCAGGTGCAGGTGGATGTGCTGCTGCCGGTACTGGCAATGGATGGCCGCGCGCTGATGGTGCACCTGCGCGCCGCCAGCGGTGTGGATGAGGCCGGCCGTGACCGGATACTGGGCACGCTGCAGGACGTGACCGAGCGCGAGCAGTCGCGGCGCCTGCTGCGCGAACGCGAGGAGCAGTTCCGCGAGCTGGTGCGGGTGTTGCCCGATGGCGTGGTGATCCTGTCCGACGAACATGTGCTGTATGCCAATGCGTGGGCGGCCGGCCTGTTCGGCTACGGCAGCCACACGCTGCTGGGCGAACCGCTGTCGGCCCTGGTGGCAGGCGGCGATCTGGCCCGGATGCGCGCGCAGATGCGCGCTGGGCAGCCGCAGCACAGCCCGGGCCACAGCAGCGTGGTGGCCATGCAGCGCGCCGATGGCCGCAGTTTCCAGGCTGGCATTGCAGTAGGTGACGTGCGCTACGGCGGGCGCGACTGCAAGCTGCTGATCGTGCGCGATCTGAGTGAATCCGAACAGACCCGCAGCGCGCTGGAGACCAGCAACCGTGAACTGCAGGCGATGGCCGGGCGCCTGTTCTCGCTGCAGGAGGACGAGCGCCGTGCAATCTCGCGCGACCTGCACGATGACATCGGCCAGGCAATCACCGCGATCAAGCTGTCGGCCTATGCGGCGCAGGACGAGGACGATGCGCAACGGCGCGGCGAGGACCTGGCGCAGATCGTCAGCCTGGCCGATACCACCGTTGCCAAGCTGCGCGACATATCCACCCTGCTGCGTCCGCCGCAGCTGGATGCGCTGGGCCTGGAAGCGGCATTGAGCTGGCAGGCGCGCGTGCTGTTCCGCTCGTCCACCGTCGAGCTGCAGGCCGAGATCGAATCGCTGCCCACGCGTCCGGACAACAGCATTGAACAGGCCTGTTTCCGCATCGCCCAGGAAAGCCTGACCAATGCACTGCGCCACGCGCGCGCCAGCCAGGTGGTGCTGCAGCTGCGTGACGTCGACCAGCGCGGGCTGCACCTGATGATCCGTGACGATGGCGAAGGGTTTGATCCGGATGGCCCGCGCGGCCTGGGCCTGATCGTGATGCGCGAGCGTGCGCAGAGCGTGGGCGGCCATGTGCGGATCGAGTCGGCGCACGGCGCCGGCACCCTCGTCGATGTCCACCTTCCTTACCAGGCCGCCGCTACAGCGGCCGTCGAGTCAGCGGAATACTGA
- a CDS encoding EAL domain-containing protein: protein MDQGIIASLLQHPLASALVIVDRSGHPLAANPAAREHGLPATVAAYAPMLEDLRLLAADGGIVACTLPGGPRGHYDGHLRAVHDGSGNLLAFTLSVPEPVPVDGGGRWELALDSAGHSLWDWDIPSDRVARTPALGEETATQILARVHTDDITQVRAALDEHLQGGSEQYSAQFRFRQADGQWRWVLDRGRVVARTADGQPLRMVGTHTDIEQQKQLEAMLQEQQLHLREAQRIASMGSWSFDPHSRYFWWSPELRSLLALQQGSIPGQRRWLKQLHPRSRGALRAAWRRLWRDGRAANIELELTRGNEPSQHLRLWMQPLLDMDGQPKRLLGQVQNITEQHQTDALIRWRTELLNRVSALGRIGGCEIEVATRNMQWTEECYRIHGLRKEPITLDQALALYAEDSRAAFEAALGRIAGGGLPEQLDLCFYRQSGLRVWVQVLIELDRRDGLPPRFVVLFRDITREREANERIELLAHYDLLTGLPNRVLLGEQTSEAIEEARDRGTSLAMLFIDLDGFKNINDSFGHATGDALLKAAATRLHQNLRNNDLFGRFSGDEFIVVLRDLAEPEDAGHVARKLINSLAEPLRRGDTTLKVGASVGIAMLGESQTDFDSLLRAADAAMYAAKEAGRNTYQYYSQDALARIQRRLEIEHGLHGAIERDEFSLAYQPLLHAHHGEPPAIEALLRWHRPGIGYCSPAEFIPIAEKCGEIVRIGDWVLSEACRQAAAWDRAGLHFERIAVNVSAVQLRDRGFAERVIEICHAHGWPPQRLELELTESALIRDTDILRHCFDVLERHGVPLAVDDFGTGFSNLNYLNRFPVGRLKIDRSFVQGMLHDSGTAEVTQAIVHLGHALGMKVVAEGVETHQEEDMLRRQGCDEIQGYLYSRPLSPRDLAQWLRQQHLAPGRTDAASEVMLAR, encoded by the coding sequence GTGGACCAAGGGATCATCGCCAGCCTGCTGCAGCATCCGCTCGCCTCGGCGCTGGTCATCGTCGACCGTAGCGGGCACCCGCTCGCGGCCAATCCGGCTGCGCGCGAGCATGGCCTGCCGGCTACGGTGGCCGCCTACGCGCCGATGCTGGAAGACCTGCGCCTGCTGGCCGCCGACGGTGGCATCGTCGCCTGCACGCTGCCGGGTGGCCCACGTGGCCACTACGATGGCCACCTGCGCGCCGTGCATGATGGCAGTGGCAATCTGCTCGCCTTCACCCTCAGCGTGCCCGAGCCGGTGCCGGTCGACGGCGGTGGCCGCTGGGAGCTTGCGCTGGACAGCGCCGGCCACAGCCTGTGGGACTGGGACATCCCCAGCGACCGGGTGGCTCGCACGCCCGCGCTGGGTGAGGAAACCGCCACCCAGATTCTGGCGCGCGTGCATACCGACGACATCACCCAGGTGCGTGCCGCGCTGGATGAACACCTGCAGGGTGGCAGTGAGCAGTACAGCGCCCAGTTCCGTTTCCGCCAGGCCGATGGCCAGTGGCGATGGGTGCTGGACCGCGGCCGGGTGGTGGCCCGTACCGCCGATGGACAGCCGCTGCGCATGGTCGGCACCCATACCGACATCGAGCAGCAGAAGCAGCTTGAAGCCATGCTGCAGGAGCAGCAGCTGCATCTGCGCGAAGCCCAGCGCATCGCCAGCATGGGCAGCTGGTCGTTCGATCCGCACAGCCGCTACTTCTGGTGGTCGCCGGAGCTGCGCTCGCTGCTGGCGCTGCAGCAAGGCAGCATCCCGGGCCAGCGACGCTGGCTCAAGCAGCTGCACCCCCGCTCACGCGGCGCACTGCGTGCCGCCTGGCGGCGCCTGTGGCGTGATGGCCGCGCCGCCAACATCGAACTGGAACTGACCCGCGGCAACGAGCCCTCGCAGCATCTGCGCTTGTGGATGCAACCGTTGCTGGACATGGACGGGCAGCCCAAGCGCCTGCTGGGCCAGGTGCAGAACATCACCGAGCAGCATCAGACCGACGCCCTCATCCGCTGGCGTACCGAGCTGCTCAACCGCGTATCCGCGCTGGGCCGCATCGGCGGCTGCGAGATCGAAGTTGCCACGCGCAACATGCAATGGACCGAGGAGTGCTATCGCATCCATGGCCTGCGCAAGGAGCCGATCACCCTCGACCAGGCGTTGGCACTGTACGCCGAGGATTCGCGTGCGGCGTTCGAAGCGGCGCTGGGGCGGATTGCCGGTGGCGGCCTGCCCGAGCAGCTGGATCTGTGCTTCTACCGCCAATCCGGCCTGCGCGTCTGGGTACAGGTGCTGATTGAACTGGACCGTCGCGATGGCCTGCCGCCGCGCTTCGTGGTTCTGTTCCGTGACATCACCCGCGAGCGTGAAGCCAACGAGCGGATTGAACTGCTGGCCCACTACGATCTGCTGACCGGACTGCCCAACCGGGTGCTGCTGGGCGAGCAGACCTCCGAAGCCATCGAGGAAGCGCGCGATCGCGGCACCTCGCTGGCCATGCTGTTCATCGACCTGGACGGCTTCAAGAACATCAACGACAGCTTCGGCCACGCCACCGGCGATGCGCTGCTGAAGGCTGCTGCAACCCGGCTGCACCAGAACCTGCGCAACAACGACCTGTTCGGCCGCTTCAGTGGCGACGAGTTCATCGTGGTGCTGCGCGACCTGGCCGAGCCGGAAGATGCCGGCCATGTAGCGCGCAAGCTGATCAATTCGCTGGCCGAACCACTGCGCCGCGGCGATACCACCTTGAAGGTGGGCGCCAGCGTGGGCATCGCGATGCTAGGCGAGAGCCAGACCGACTTCGATTCGCTGCTCCGTGCAGCCGACGCGGCGATGTACGCGGCCAAGGAAGCCGGTCGCAATACCTATCAGTATTACAGCCAGGACGCGCTGGCGCGGATCCAGCGGCGGTTGGAGATCGAGCACGGCCTGCATGGCGCCATCGAGCGCGACGAGTTCAGCCTGGCCTATCAGCCGCTGCTGCACGCCCATCACGGCGAGCCGCCGGCAATTGAAGCGCTGCTGCGCTGGCATCGTCCAGGCATCGGCTATTGCAGCCCGGCAGAGTTCATTCCGATTGCCGAAAAGTGCGGCGAGATCGTCCGCATCGGCGACTGGGTATTGTCCGAAGCCTGTCGCCAGGCGGCCGCGTGGGATCGTGCCGGCCTGCATTTCGAGCGCATTGCGGTGAACGTGTCGGCGGTGCAGTTGCGTGATCGTGGTTTTGCCGAACGTGTGATCGAAATCTGCCACGCGCACGGCTGGCCGCCGCAGCGGCTGGAGCTGGAGCTGACCGAATCTGCGTTGATCCGTGACACCGACATCCTGCGCCACTGCTTCGATGTGCTGGAACGGCACGGCGTGCCGCTGGCGGTGGATGACTTCGGTACCGGCTTCTCCAACCTCAACTACCTCAACCGCTTCCCGGTCGGCCGCCTGAAGATCGATCGCAGTTTCGTGCAGGGCATGCTGCATGATTCCGGTACCGCCGAAGTCACCCAGGCCATCGTGCACCTGGGCCACGCGCTGGGCATGAAGGTGGTGGCCGAGGGCGTGGAAACGCACCAGGAAGAAGACATGCTGCGCCGCCAGGGCTGCGACGAGATCCAGGGCTACCTGTACTCGCGCCCGCTCAGCCCGCGCGACCTGGCGCAGTGGCTGCGCCAGCAGCACCTCGCGCCAGGTCGAACCGATGCGGCCAGCGAAGTGATGCTGGCGCGCTGA
- a CDS encoding methyl-accepting chemotaxis protein, with translation MYSRIFIRLAAPLALTLLLPFAIGFEWPVALRWAILTTMTLSWLGFAWWTARAQAHRSPEHARVLREQDQLLTELRNFVGNEIDGSRGEVERARDLIRQAVSSLGGSFDAMNRKSRQQSQALSRIVDRAGDEGGAGLDVARFAQHASHRMEQLVEALEQVSGQSSTTVQHIDQMAQHLDGIFALLEDVKSIADQTNLLALNAAIEAARAGEAGRGFAVVADEVRNLSERSTTFNEQIRKLAHSSKDAIAKVRETVSHMASRDMDRSREARQEAAAMLDNVAQINASLGDGMREVSDCARSIDGSVAEAVRALQFEDIATQALGGVHTHLDRLTAINREAVALQELLHRNGGVFDEEIASALQRTGSRLRELRSEWERPPHKPVAQQSMGAGTVELF, from the coding sequence ATGTACTCACGCATTTTCATCCGTCTGGCCGCCCCCCTGGCTCTGACCCTGCTGCTCCCCTTCGCCATCGGTTTCGAATGGCCGGTCGCCCTGCGTTGGGCGATCCTGACCACGATGACGCTGAGCTGGCTCGGCTTTGCGTGGTGGACCGCCCGCGCCCAGGCGCACCGTTCCCCGGAACATGCCCGTGTCCTGCGTGAGCAGGACCAGCTGCTGACCGAACTGCGCAACTTCGTCGGCAACGAGATCGACGGTTCGCGTGGCGAAGTGGAACGCGCCCGCGACCTGATCCGCCAGGCCGTCTCCAGCCTCGGCGGCAGCTTCGATGCGATGAACCGCAAGTCGCGCCAGCAGAGCCAAGCGCTGTCGCGCATCGTCGACCGCGCCGGTGACGAAGGCGGCGCCGGCCTCGACGTTGCCCGCTTCGCCCAGCACGCCAGCCACCGCATGGAACAGCTGGTGGAAGCGCTGGAACAGGTGAGCGGCCAGAGCAGCACCACCGTGCAGCACATCGACCAGATGGCGCAGCACCTGGATGGCATCTTCGCCCTGCTGGAAGACGTCAAGTCGATTGCCGACCAGACCAACCTGCTGGCCCTGAACGCCGCCATCGAAGCTGCGCGTGCCGGTGAAGCCGGTCGTGGTTTCGCCGTGGTTGCCGACGAGGTCCGCAACCTGTCCGAGCGTTCGACCACCTTCAACGAACAGATCCGCAAGCTGGCACACAGCTCCAAGGACGCCATCGCCAAGGTCCGCGAGACGGTTTCGCACATGGCCTCGCGCGATATGGACCGCTCCCGTGAAGCGCGTCAGGAAGCGGCGGCGATGCTGGACAACGTGGCGCAGATCAATGCGTCGCTGGGTGACGGCATGCGCGAAGTGTCCGACTGCGCCCGTTCGATCGACGGCAGCGTGGCCGAAGCCGTGCGCGCCCTGCAGTTCGAGGACATCGCTACCCAGGCGCTGGGCGGCGTGCATACCCACCTGGACCGCCTGACCGCGATCAATCGCGAAGCGGTGGCCCTGCAGGAACTGCTGCATCGCAACGGCGGCGTGTTCGACGAAGAAATCGCCTCTGCCCTGCAGCGCACCGGCAGCCGCCTGCGCGAACTGCGCAGCGAATGGGAGCGTCCGCCGCACAAGCCTGTTGCCCAGCAGAGCATGGGCGCCGGTACGGTCGAGCTGTTCTGA
- the hflD gene encoding high frequency lysogenization protein HflD: MSFTVDDRVLALAGIAQALQQVRRIADTGHSDAAAVRTAVDSVFRIDASSPQAVFGDRHALKSGLRLLHNYFRSQGQDPILPKLALSVLQLERRFVQDGATVNKVASGIERAQRQATELGDSGHPDVLAALGGLYADTISHLKPRVMVQGNPHYLGQAGVVAEIRALLLAAVRAAVLWRQLGGSYWDFLLSRKAMVEAVDRQLA; encoded by the coding sequence ATGAGTTTCACTGTCGACGACCGCGTTCTGGCTTTGGCCGGCATTGCCCAGGCCCTGCAGCAGGTACGCCGTATCGCCGATACCGGCCATTCCGACGCCGCTGCCGTGCGCACCGCCGTGGACAGCGTGTTCCGTATCGATGCGTCCTCGCCGCAGGCGGTTTTTGGCGATCGGCACGCGCTGAAGTCCGGCCTGCGCCTGCTGCACAATTATTTCCGCAGCCAGGGCCAGGACCCGATCCTGCCCAAGCTGGCCCTGTCGGTGTTGCAGCTGGAGCGACGCTTCGTGCAGGACGGCGCCACCGTGAACAAGGTCGCTTCGGGCATCGAGCGCGCCCAGCGCCAGGCCACCGAGCTGGGTGACAGCGGCCACCCGGATGTACTGGCCGCGCTGGGCGGCCTGTATGCAGACACCATCAGCCACCTCAAGCCGCGGGTCATGGTGCAGGGCAACCCGCATTACCTGGGCCAGGCCGGCGTGGTCGCCGAGATCCGTGCACTGCTGCTGGCCGCCGTGCGCGCCGCCGTACTGTGGCGGCAGTTGGGTGGCAGCTACTGGGACTTCCTGCTCAGCCGCAAGGCGATGGTCGAGGCCGTGGACCGGCAGCTGGCCTGA
- the mnmA gene encoding tRNA 2-thiouridine(34) synthase MnmA, with translation MSSPRVMVGVSGGVDSSVAAWRLVQQGEAVAGLFMQNWADDGSGDCRAEDDRRDAVAVCGLLGIPFHFRDFSNEYWQGVFEHFLAEYAAGRTPNPDVLCNREVKFKHFLDAARELGAERIATGHYARIAQRGHQWLLLRGADRSKDQSYFLHQLGQEQLAATLFPIGDLEKSDLRRIARDVSLPTHAKKDSTGICFIGERDFREFLGRYLPAKTGQILDPSDGSVIAEHPGVFYFTLGQREGLNIGGVRGRPAAPWYVVGKDVASNVLYVDQDRDSPWMLSNRLRSETAHWIAGAPPARRFECTAQTRYRQPDEPCTVNVLDDGSVQVSFDRPQRAVTPGQSLVLYDGEVCLGGAVIAATDAPLEQRLRTTPSPFEVIAA, from the coding sequence ATGAGCAGCCCACGGGTGATGGTTGGCGTGTCTGGCGGCGTGGACTCTTCCGTGGCCGCCTGGCGGCTGGTACAGCAGGGCGAGGCCGTGGCCGGTCTGTTCATGCAGAACTGGGCCGACGACGGCAGCGGTGACTGCCGCGCCGAAGATGATCGTCGCGATGCGGTGGCTGTCTGCGGGCTGCTGGGCATCCCATTCCATTTCCGCGATTTCTCCAACGAGTACTGGCAGGGGGTGTTCGAGCACTTCCTGGCCGAGTACGCCGCCGGCCGCACGCCGAACCCGGACGTGCTGTGCAACCGCGAAGTGAAGTTCAAGCACTTCCTCGATGCGGCCCGCGAGCTGGGCGCCGAGCGGATCGCCACCGGCCACTACGCGCGCATTGCCCAGCGCGGCCATCAGTGGCTGCTGCTGCGCGGCGCCGACCGTTCCAAGGACCAGAGCTACTTCCTGCACCAGCTGGGGCAGGAACAGCTGGCGGCCACGCTGTTCCCGATTGGCGACCTGGAAAAGAGCGACCTGCGCCGGATTGCGCGCGACGTGAGCCTGCCGACCCACGCCAAGAAGGACTCCACCGGCATCTGCTTCATCGGCGAGCGCGATTTCCGCGAGTTCCTTGGCCGCTACCTCCCGGCCAAAACCGGGCAGATCCTCGACCCCAGCGATGGCAGCGTGATCGCCGAACATCCTGGCGTGTTCTATTTCACCCTGGGCCAGCGCGAAGGCCTGAACATCGGCGGCGTGCGCGGCCGCCCTGCCGCTCCCTGGTATGTGGTCGGCAAGGACGTGGCCAGCAATGTGCTGTACGTGGACCAGGATCGCGACAGCCCATGGATGCTGTCCAACCGGCTGCGCTCGGAAACCGCGCACTGGATCGCCGGCGCGCCACCGGCACGGCGTTTTGAATGCACCGCGCAGACCCGCTACCGCCAGCCGGATGAGCCGTGCACGGTAAACGTGCTGGACGACGGCAGCGTGCAAGTTTCCTTCGACCGGCCGCAGCGTGCAGTCACCCCCGGGCAATCCCTGGTGCTGTATGACGGTGAGGTCTGCCTGGGTGGCGCGGTGATCGCCGCCACCGACGCGCCGCTGGAACAGCGCCTGCGCACCACCCCTTCTCCTTTTGAGGTAATCGCTGCATGA
- a CDS encoding NUDIX hydrolase: MNTSPDPRWAPHATVATVVVDGGRVLLVEETIEGRQVLNQPAGHLEPGESLAAAALRETVEETGWTVELTAFIGCYQWTATDGTPFLRFCYAARPVSHDPARPLDAGIDRALWMTPAELQAAAGRQRSPLVWQVLADYLAGQRYPLALVREVA, from the coding sequence TTGAACACCTCGCCGGACCCGCGCTGGGCACCGCATGCAACCGTCGCCACCGTGGTGGTCGACGGTGGCAGGGTGCTGCTGGTGGAAGAGACCATTGAAGGCCGGCAGGTGCTGAACCAACCGGCCGGGCACCTGGAGCCGGGCGAAAGCCTGGCTGCGGCCGCCCTGCGCGAGACCGTCGAGGAAACCGGCTGGACGGTGGAACTGACCGCCTTCATCGGCTGCTACCAGTGGACCGCCACTGACGGCACCCCGTTCCTGCGCTTCTGCTATGCCGCGCGCCCGGTCTCGCACGACCCCGCGCGGCCGCTGGATGCCGGCATCGATCGGGCGCTGTGGATGACCCCGGCCGAACTTCAGGCGGCCGCCGGACGCCAGCGCAGCCCGCTGGTCTGGCAGGTGCTGGCCGACTACCTGGCCGGCCAGCGCTACCCGCTTGCACTGGTCCGGGAGGTCGCATGA
- the clpS gene encoding ATP-dependent Clp protease adapter ClpS — protein MPRESAPDSHHEHGVAVEPARPEVAPPPFYQVMLLNDDYSPMDFVVDVLQQFFNMDLDKATQVMLHVHTRGRGVCGVFTREVAETKVAQVNEYARMNQHPLLCTMEKA, from the coding sequence ATGCCTCGCGAGTCCGCCCCCGATTCCCACCACGAGCACGGCGTTGCCGTGGAGCCCGCGCGCCCGGAAGTGGCGCCGCCGCCGTTCTATCAGGTCATGCTGCTCAATGACGACTACTCCCCGATGGATTTCGTCGTGGACGTCCTGCAGCAGTTCTTCAACATGGACCTGGACAAGGCCACCCAGGTGATGCTGCACGTCCACACCCGTGGCCGTGGCGTCTGCGGTGTGTTCACCCGCGAAGTGGCCGAAACCAAGGTGGCCCAGGTCAACGAGTATGCGCGGATGAACCAGCACCCGTTGCTGTGCACGATGGAAAAGGCCTGA